Proteins encoded together in one Micromonospora kangleipakensis window:
- a CDS encoding AI-2E family transporter, which translates to MSRFERVRGRLRHAYESGRESVRSGRTQPADEPDDPGVASPASPGPVAPASATVVGAEPPAALHNSTSSRDDADVPHALRIGAAWSWRLIVIGVVAWALLRIVGTIRIVIIPLAVALLLSALLAPAVGWLLKARFPRSLATGVVLVGGLAAVVGTLTLVVNEFIQGVPELSEKSSEGVRQIQNWLKTGPLHLSDGQLNRYIDEAQGWVNGNTSKVTSGALSTAATLAEVLTGTVLVLFATFFFLRDGSRIWRFLVRLLPVGARWKVDDAGRASWATLGAYVRATVLVAFIDAVGIGIFLVAFDIPFAFPLAALVFLGAFIPIVGAALSGIVAVLVALVDSGPIKALIILGVVIGVQQVEGHVLQPLIMGRAVAIHPLAVIIGIAAGVVLAGITGALVAVPLIAVLNTAVRRLAARTVPDTPPDAVVVASQAP; encoded by the coding sequence TTGAGCCGCTTCGAGCGGGTACGTGGACGGCTCCGTCACGCGTACGAGTCGGGACGCGAGTCGGTGCGCTCGGGCCGTACCCAGCCGGCGGACGAGCCCGACGATCCGGGCGTGGCCTCGCCGGCCTCGCCGGGTCCGGTGGCGCCGGCCTCGGCGACGGTGGTGGGCGCGGAACCGCCGGCCGCGCTGCACAACTCCACCTCCAGCCGGGACGACGCCGACGTGCCGCACGCGCTGCGGATCGGGGCCGCCTGGTCGTGGCGCCTGATCGTGATCGGGGTCGTCGCCTGGGCGCTGCTCCGGATCGTCGGCACCATCCGGATCGTGATCATCCCGCTGGCGGTGGCGCTGCTGCTGTCGGCGCTGCTCGCCCCGGCGGTCGGCTGGCTGCTGAAGGCCCGCTTCCCCCGGTCGCTGGCGACCGGGGTGGTGCTCGTCGGCGGGCTGGCCGCGGTGGTCGGCACGCTGACCCTGGTGGTGAACGAGTTCATCCAGGGCGTGCCGGAGCTGAGCGAGAAGTCGTCGGAGGGCGTGCGGCAGATCCAGAACTGGCTCAAGACCGGGCCGCTGCACCTCTCCGACGGCCAGCTCAACCGGTACATCGACGAGGCGCAGGGCTGGGTCAACGGCAACACCTCGAAGGTCACCAGCGGTGCCCTCTCCACCGCCGCCACCCTCGCCGAGGTGCTCACCGGCACCGTCCTGGTGCTCTTCGCCACCTTCTTCTTCCTGCGGGACGGCAGCCGGATCTGGCGGTTCCTGGTCCGGCTGCTGCCGGTCGGCGCGCGCTGGAAGGTCGACGACGCCGGCCGGGCATCCTGGGCGACGCTGGGCGCCTACGTCCGGGCCACGGTGCTGGTCGCCTTCATCGACGCGGTCGGCATCGGCATTTTCCTGGTCGCCTTCGACATCCCGTTCGCCTTCCCGCTGGCCGCGCTGGTCTTCCTGGGGGCGTTCATCCCGATCGTCGGCGCCGCGCTCTCCGGCATCGTGGCGGTGTTGGTGGCGCTGGTCGACAGCGGGCCGATCAAGGCGCTGATCATCCTCGGGGTGGTGATCGGCGTGCAGCAGGTCGAGGGGCACGTGCTCCAGCCCTTGATCATGGGACGCGCGGTGGCCATCCACCCGCTCGCCGTGATCATCGGGATCGCCGCCGGCGTCGTCCTCGCCGGGATCACCGGGGCGCTGGTCGCGGTGCCGCTGATCGCGGTGCTCAACACGGCCGTCCGCCGGCTCGCCGCCCGGACCGTGCCGGACACCCCGCCGGACGCGGTGGTGGTCGCCTCCCAGGCCCCCTGA
- a CDS encoding PrsW family intramembrane metalloprotease, whose amino-acid sequence MRPDQRGAGDYADRMADTPPGGPPPPIAPAAPPSATPRMPLRRLGWGRLLVLAGVVLLIAAGAVFMVFTLGESLGAQALLVGVIAAVLPVPVLVSCFLWLDRYEPEPLKYLIFCFAWGAFVSTAISLLVNETFAGLFKHWGLPTALTAVLVAPFIEELTKALGPILLLVFRRREWSGVTDGLVYCGLSAIGFAMVENILYLGGYGYRTGVEEYGPATGARQVIAIFIVRILIFGFAHPLFTSMTGVGLGIAARTADRRVRVLAPIAGLLLAMMLHGTWNLLPSLAAATGQPLIALYGYIGVMVPIFFGMVGLAIWLRAWEGRLTERTLPDYVRAGWLTPPEVAALGSLGRRHAARTWARRIAGDGGVKAMRGYQFAATRLALLRDGMRRGLDRKPAERDRTAREERELLEAIAAYRSFFVGRDPQAPVGVWDGQRYHLRFPDGSQRAVPAPDEPVVPIPVVLAPPPPPAYPAAYGPPGWYGPRPAAPWPPGT is encoded by the coding sequence ATGCGGCCGGACCAGAGGGGCGCGGGTGACTACGCTGACCGCATGGCCGACACCCCGCCCGGCGGACCCCCGCCGCCGATCGCGCCCGCCGCCCCGCCCTCGGCGACCCCCCGGATGCCGCTGCGGCGGCTCGGCTGGGGGCGGCTCCTGGTCCTCGCCGGGGTCGTTCTGCTGATCGCCGCCGGGGCGGTCTTCATGGTCTTCACCCTCGGCGAGAGCCTGGGCGCCCAGGCGCTGCTGGTCGGCGTGATCGCGGCGGTCCTGCCGGTGCCGGTGCTGGTCTCCTGCTTCCTCTGGCTGGACCGCTACGAACCGGAGCCGCTGAAGTACCTGATCTTCTGCTTCGCCTGGGGCGCGTTCGTCTCCACCGCCATCTCCCTGCTGGTCAACGAGACGTTCGCCGGGCTGTTCAAGCACTGGGGGCTGCCCACGGCGCTCACCGCCGTGCTGGTCGCCCCGTTCATCGAGGAGCTGACCAAGGCGCTCGGACCGATCCTGTTGCTGGTCTTCCGGCGCCGGGAGTGGTCCGGGGTCACCGACGGCCTGGTCTACTGCGGGCTCTCCGCAATCGGCTTCGCCATGGTGGAGAACATCCTCTACCTGGGCGGCTACGGCTACCGCACCGGCGTCGAGGAGTACGGTCCGGCGACCGGCGCCCGCCAGGTGATCGCCATCTTCATCGTCCGGATCCTGATCTTCGGCTTCGCCCACCCGCTCTTCACCTCGATGACCGGGGTGGGGCTGGGCATCGCCGCGCGGACCGCCGACCGGCGGGTCCGGGTGCTCGCCCCGATCGCCGGCCTGCTGCTGGCGATGATGCTGCACGGCACCTGGAACCTGCTGCCCTCGCTGGCCGCGGCGACCGGCCAGCCGCTGATCGCCCTGTACGGCTACATCGGCGTGATGGTGCCGATCTTCTTCGGCATGGTGGGGCTGGCGATCTGGCTGCGGGCCTGGGAGGGGCGGCTCACCGAGCGGACCCTGCCGGACTACGTACGGGCCGGCTGGCTCACCCCGCCCGAGGTGGCGGCGCTGGGCAGCCTGGGTCGGCGGCACGCGGCCCGCACCTGGGCCCGCCGGATCGCCGGCGACGGCGGGGTGAAGGCGATGCGCGGCTACCAGTTCGCGGCGACCCGGCTGGCGCTGCTGCGCGACGGGATGCGCCGGGGGCTGGACCGCAAGCCGGCCGAGCGGGACCGGACGGCCCGGGAGGAACGGGAGCTGCTGGAGGCGATCGCGGCGTACCGGTCGTTCTTCGTGGGGCGGGACCCGCAGGCGCCGGTGGGGGTCTGGGACGGTCAGCGCTACCACCTGCGCTTCCCGGACGGGTCGCAGCGGGCGGTGCCGGCCCCGGACGAGCCGGTGGTGCCGATCCCGGTGGTGCTGGCCCCGCCGCCGCCCCCGGCCTATCCGGCCGCCTACGGCCCGCCCGGCTGGTACGGCCCCCGACCTGCCGCGCCCTGGCCCCCGGGAACCTGA
- a CDS encoding aminotransferase class V-fold PLP-dependent enzyme, producing MTVTLVPALPALPALPDRPATADPLGVLGVPGQINLDYAASAPCARAAADAVAELLPWYASVHRGAGALSRRCTLAYERARQTVGDFLGARADDHVIFTRNTTDAVNLLARALPAGTTVVTFAGEHHANLLPWPRGSVRLPVPESPAGAVRALDAALGELRRVGTGSEPAPRSGATVAGAARPGPPVLVAVTAASNVTGERWPVAELARVAHRHSARILVDAAQLAPHAPVDLAALDVDYLALSGHKLYAPFGAGVLVGRSDWLDAAPPYLAGGGATGHVGAATHDVRWTTGPARHEAGTPNLLGAVALAAVCAALAGADREALHAREQRLLARLRTGLAALPHVVELRTFAPDAPRVGIVSFVVAGRDSAEVAAHLATAHQIGVRDGLFCAHPLARRLLAEAAARSGRRDLPPTALRASIGLGSTVAEVDRLVAALAALG from the coding sequence ATGACCGTCACCCTCGTCCCCGCACTGCCCGCGCTGCCGGCGCTGCCGGACCGGCCGGCCACCGCCGACCCGCTCGGCGTGCTCGGCGTACCGGGGCAGATCAACCTCGATTACGCGGCCAGCGCCCCGTGCGCGCGGGCCGCGGCCGACGCGGTGGCCGAGCTGCTCCCCTGGTACGCGAGCGTGCACCGCGGCGCCGGCGCGCTGTCGCGACGCTGCACGCTGGCCTACGAGCGGGCCCGGCAGACGGTCGGCGACTTCCTCGGCGCCCGCGCCGACGACCACGTGATCTTCACCCGGAACACCACCGACGCGGTCAACCTGCTGGCCCGGGCGCTGCCCGCCGGCACCACCGTGGTCACCTTCGCCGGGGAGCACCACGCCAACCTGCTGCCCTGGCCGCGCGGCTCGGTCCGGCTGCCGGTGCCGGAGAGCCCCGCCGGGGCGGTCCGGGCGCTGGACGCCGCCCTCGGCGAGCTGCGCCGGGTGGGCACGGGGAGCGAGCCGGCCCCCCGGTCGGGAGCGACGGTGGCCGGCGCGGCCCGGCCCGGCCCACCGGTGTTGGTGGCGGTGACCGCAGCGAGCAACGTGACCGGTGAGCGTTGGCCGGTGGCCGAGCTGGCCCGGGTCGCCCACCGGCACTCGGCCCGGATCCTGGTGGACGCCGCCCAGCTCGCCCCGCACGCGCCGGTCGACCTGGCCGCGCTGGACGTGGACTACCTGGCGCTCTCCGGCCACAAGCTGTACGCGCCGTTCGGCGCCGGGGTGCTCGTCGGGCGGTCGGACTGGCTGGACGCCGCCCCGCCGTACCTGGCCGGTGGCGGCGCCACCGGTCACGTCGGCGCGGCCACCCACGACGTGCGGTGGACCACCGGCCCGGCCCGGCACGAGGCCGGCACCCCCAACCTGCTCGGCGCGGTCGCCCTCGCCGCGGTCTGCGCCGCGCTCGCCGGGGCCGACCGGGAGGCGCTGCACGCCCGGGAGCAGCGGCTGCTGGCCCGGCTGCGGACCGGGCTCGCCGCCCTGCCGCACGTCGTGGAGCTGCGCACCTTCGCACCCGACGCGCCCCGGGTGGGCATCGTCTCCTTCGTGGTGGCCGGGCGGGACTCCGCCGAGGTCGCCGCCCACCTGGCCACCGCGCACCAGATCGGCGTCCGGGACGGGCTCTTCTGCGCCCACCCGCTGGCCCGACGGCTGCTCGCCGAGGCGGCCGCGCGCAGCGGCCGGCGGGACCTGCCGCCCACCGCGCTGCGGGCCAGCATCGGCCTCGGCAGCACCGTGGCGGAGGTGGACCGGCTGGTCGCCGCCCTGGCCGCGCTGGGCTGA
- a CDS encoding GroES family chaperonin: MTADQNLDSGLPIRLLHDRLLVRMEGAEGERRSTAGIVIPATAAVGKRLAWATAVGVGPHVRSIVAGDRVLFDPDERSEVELHGRGYVLLRERDVHAVAAERVEHEPTGSTGLYL; this comes from the coding sequence GTGACCGCCGACCAGAACCTCGACTCCGGCCTGCCGATCCGCCTGCTGCACGACCGCCTGCTGGTGCGCATGGAGGGCGCCGAGGGCGAGCGCCGCTCCACCGCCGGCATCGTCATCCCGGCCACCGCCGCCGTGGGCAAGCGCCTGGCCTGGGCCACCGCGGTGGGGGTGGGTCCGCACGTGCGCTCGATCGTCGCCGGCGACCGGGTGCTCTTCGACCCCGACGAACGGTCCGAGGTCGAGCTGCACGGTCGCGGATACGTCCTGCTCCGCGAGCGCGACGTGCACGCCGTCGCCGCCGAACGGGTGGAGCACGAGCCCACCGGCTCGACCGGCCTCTACCTGTAG